The following proteins are encoded in a genomic region of Amphiura filiformis chromosome 11, Afil_fr2py, whole genome shotgun sequence:
- the LOC140164155 gene encoding toll-like receptor 6, producing MDVIILQYISILLLCHRLVLTSAATHQSPCYPSGSIPCKVYNHTRLDCAYRNLVCIPLLPSNASLQGIELHSNQLNNIPDDAFAGLNNLLDLDLSSNNICYIYDNSFKGLHKLFKLDLSNNNLKNLTGIPFRDLVSLQILDLKDNLIDSFSSSTLAALTNLEDLSIGFRWLNNMTNTPFINLTSLQSLSLDMSLILFDCNATRELFTGLSKLETLHLYLAIGSCTNYDFCPLISLQTLIVSGVDNELNITHECLTEIPLKHVEAYHVELYSLYAYLHYLTSLYISTSKDVNEIIMDLNSLNSSLRSLSLYLHHVQVHLNSTTFEGLPKCNNATLNALKIFAAEFWIEGSPFKWFPNLHVLQIIGNSGHPQTVKVFSVNAFVGLENLRELQLTLLYFNVFASGALRILGTYNSLKVLNLVDNHIQGDITYDQLCVITSLEKLDLSYNNIYSFPHSFPCNPLLKTLLVSKKSPGWRSSSIHLVKICHNAPNLNILDVSYWYIYLGKCTCPKLMTLYLNDILTGNIVSAEVIVPNLQRLHMGNVHFGSQYTQNTIKAILNIFKSHNLQYLDLHSNSISAIDKEEAMLLGNLTWLDLSYNQLVSLDNLQNLNHMHTLILSGNKIAVVPESILSQSNHQELQTLELENNPLLCDCSVMALREWLLTDQVVSLYFGPIDLLFPDNYNYICHLPDSKYGLSVTEIDLDCKSKLWMYISIGIACLVVVVIATTIVLRYRWHIRYIRFLLFNRRPYQNNLINNDDDVLGDDEDEDGVPRYDAYVIYHGQDEDWVDGELLVNIEEGEEPYRLCLKTRDIRAGRLIFNELSLHIQRSRKVIAILSPHFVDDNWCHFELNMAHRRVLEENPNVLIFILLEDLPERKLTLLLRQLFCRVECLRWPADGHGQYLFWRCLKEELKRPVPLDRRFQV from the coding sequence ATGGATGTGATTATACTGCAATACATCAGTATACTCTTATTGTGCCACAGATTGGTACTAACTTCAGCAGCCACTCACCAGTCACCATGTTACCCATCAGGAAGTATTCCTTGTAAAGTCTACAACCATACAAGACTGGATTGTGCCTACAGAAACCTAGTGTGCATACCACTATTACCAAGTAATGCTTCTCTGCAGGGGATTGAATTGCACTCCAACCAGCTTAACAATATTCCTGATGATGCATTTGCAGGGCTCAACAACTTGCTTGATCTGGACTTGTCTTCAAACAATATCTGTTACATTTATGACAACAGCTTCAAAGGGCTACACAAACTCTTCAAACTTGACCTGTCAAACAATAATTTGAAAAACTTGACTGGTATTCCATTTAGAGATCTTGTTTCATTACAGATACTTGATCTTAAAGACAATCTAATCGACAGTTTCTCTTCATCGACACTTGCAGCACTGACAAACTTGGAGGACCTCAGCATTGGTTTTAGATGGCTCAACAATATGACAAACACCCCTTTCATTAACCTCACATCTCTGCAGAGTCTTTCATTGGATATGTCATTGATATTATTTGACTGTAATGCCACCAGAGAGCTATTCACTGGACTTAGTAAATTAGAAACCCTACACTTGTACCTTGCAATTGGAAGCTGTACCAATTATGATTTCTGCCCACTGATTTCCCTGCAGACATTAATCGTTTCAGGTGTTGATAATGAACTAAACATAACTCATGAATGCTTAACAGAAATTCCTTTGAAACATGTTGAAGCTTACCATGTTGAACTGTACTCTCTCTATGCGTACCTACATTACCTCACAAGTCTTTATATTTCAACATCCAAAGATGTCAATGAAATCATCATGGATTTAAACTCACTGAATTCATCACTTCGTAGCTTATCTCTATACCTTCATCATGTACAAGTACATCTAAATTCCACAACATTTGAAGGCTTACCAAAATGTAATAATGCAACTTTGAATGCACTTAAAATCTTTGCCGCTGAATTTTGGATTGAAGGTTCTCCTTTCAAGTGGTTTCCTAATCTGCATGTGCTGCAGATAATTGGGAATAGTGGACATCCTCAAACTGTTAAGGTGTTCTCGGTAAATGCCTTTGTTGGCTTAGAAAACTTAAGGGAGTTACAATTAACTTTATTATATTTCAATGTATTTGCATCAGGTGCACTACGCATACTTGGCACATACAATTCTCTCAAGGTTCTGAACCTGGTTGACAATCATATACAAGGTGATATCACATATGATCAGCTTTGTGTGATCACATCACTTGAGAAGTTGGATTTATCATACAATAACATTTATTCTTTCCCACATAGCTTTCCATGTAACCCATTATTGAAAACATTACTAGTAAGTAAGAAATCACCAGGATGGCGCTCATCCAGCATACACTTAGTAAAGATTTGTCATAATGCACCTAATCTAAATATCTTGGATGTATCATATTGGTATATTTATCTTGGTAAATGTACATGTCCAAAACTTATGACTCTTTATCTCAATGACATTTTGACTGGTAATATTGTAAGCGCTGAAGTTATTGTACCTAATTTACAAAGACTTCATATGGGCAACGTTCACTTTGGCTCACAGTATACTCAAAACACGATAAAAGCAATTCTGAATATATTTAAGTCACATAATCTGCAATATCTTGacttgcattcaaattcaatatccGCTATTGACAAAGAAGAAGCTATGTTATTGGGCAACTTAACATGGCTGGATTTAAGTTACAATCAGCTTGTATCACTTGATAATCTACAAAATCTGAATCATATGCACACATTAATTTTGAGTGGGAACAAAATTGCAGTTGTGCCAGAGTCAATTCTTTCTCAATCAAATCACCAAGAACTTCAAACATTAGAGCTTGAGAATAATCCACTATTATGTGATTGCAGTGTTATGGCATTGAGAGAGTGGTTACTAACTGATCAAGTTGTTAGTCTTTATTTTGGTCCTATTGATCTTCTCTTTCCTGATAACTACAATTATATTTGCCATCTGCCAGACTCAAAATATGGATTAAGTGTGACTGAGATTGACTTGGACTGCAAATCAAAATTGTGGATGTACATTTCTATAGGCATAGCATGTTTAGTTGTTGTAGTCATTGCAACTACAATAGTCTTAAGATATCGATGGCATATTCGATACATACGCTTCCTTCTGTTCAACAGAAGACCATATCAAAACAACCTTATCAATAACGATGATGATGTTCTTGGTGATGATGAAGACGAGGATGGTGTACCTCGATATGATGCTTATGTGATATACCATGGACAAGATGAAGATTGGGTAGATGGTGAACTTCTAGTCAACATTGAGGAAGGCGAAGAACCATACAGACTTTGTCTTAAGACCAGAGACATACGTGCAGGCAGACTCATCTTCAATGAATTGTCACTTCACATACAAAGAAGTCGCAAAGTTATTGCAATACTCTCGCCTCATTTTGTTGATGACAATTGGTGTCACTTTGAACTAAACATGGCACATCGCAGGGTTCTAGAAGAGAATCCTAATGTCCTGATCTTTATACTTCTGGAAGACCTTCCTGAAAGGAAATTAACTCTACTGCTGAGACAATTATTTTGCAGAGTTGAGTGCCTTAGATGGCCTGCAGATGGACATGGGCAATACCTTTTCTGGCGGTGTCTTAAAGAAGAACTCAAAAGACCCGTGCCATTAGATCGACGCTTTCAAGTTTAA